The DNA window CAAGTCGCCCGAGGTGGATCACATGGTCGAAATGCGGAAGATTCGCCTGCTGCTGGAAAGTGCTTTGTAGAAGCGGCGGTTACGCGCAGCAAAACATCGCCTTGGACGGATCGCAGAAGCCGATAAAAAGAGAGCCCGTCGCTGACTTGCCAGCGTCGGGTTTTTTTCGTTGACGGCTCGACGTTGCCGGGAGAGTAGCGACGACGCATTCGCCCCGAGGGCGATCAGCACGACGCTGCTTAACGCGTGGCGGCGCCCTGGGCCGGCGGCGAGCTGCAGCAGGCGGCGGCCCGGTTCTCACTCCGTTTCTGCACCGCGTCCAGCACAAATACTAGTCCTGCCGCGATCAGCGCGACGCCAATGGCGCCGAACGCCTCGCCGCTGAACAGATCGGGCAGGTACGGCGTGAAGATCTTCTCTTTGAACGATTCCTGGTCCGGCGTTTGATCCAGCTGGAACGGCCACAGCTTGGGCAAGGCGCCGAACATAAAGCCGCACAGCACCGCCATGGTCGAAGTGTGGCAATGAGCCAGCAGCCAGCGCAGCAGCTTGCTAAAGGCAATCAGCCCGATCGCGCAACCCAGGCAGAACACGGGAATGGCGACACTATACTCGGCCCACATTTCCCCATGCAGCAGGCGATGCGGCGCGTCGGACAAGTACTCATAAACGCCCAGCATCAGCAGCATCATCGCACCGCTCACCCCTGGCAGGATCATGGCGCAAATCGCCACCAGTCCGCAGCCAAACAGATACGGCAGGCTGGGATCGACGTTGCTCGTTTTGAGCATCGTCAGGGCAAAAGCAGCACCGGCGCCGACGATGCCCAGGGCAATTGCCCGCAGCAGGCTTGTTTGCGAGTGCGGTCGAATCAATCTCGCCACCATGATGCCCGAGGCGAGTATCATCCCAAAGAAAGCGGCGAAAGTCAGCGGTCGGGTGTGCGGATTGACCAGCAGACGATTGATCACCATCGCCATCGCCAGCACGCCGGCGACAATGCCGCAGGCCAGGCCGATCAGGAACCGCAGATCAACGTGCTCGGCCGCCGCCCGCCAGCGACGATTTTTTACATGATCAAAAAAAGTCAGATCGAAATGGCTGATCGCCCCGATCAGTCGCGGGTAAATTCCCAGCACCAGGGCGACCGTTCCGCCGGAAACGCCCGGCACCACATCGGCCAGGCCCATGCAAAGTCCGCGAAGCAGCTGGGCGCCGTCGGAATGGGTCCGCTGCGGTTGGGGATTGCTCGTCACCAGATTTCCTTTTCCTTGATTCTCTTCCGGCCTGGAATGCAGGCGGGAGTGCTTCCTATTCTTCCCATTCTTCCTGGTCGCCAGTATTTCTTGAAATCCTCCACGGATTGCTAGCATGCTGGGCGAATTCTGTTGACCCGGAATGCCACATCAGTAGAATTCGGACTGAATGTTGAAGATGGGGTTATTGCAAAGTATGCGTTAAATTTCGCGACCACCGGCGGAGGCGTCGGTTTTTTGCGGAGTCCTGTGCTGGCAAACGGGCTGCTCCCGTGGGGAAGAGAACTTCCCCACCGTGCGGCTGGTTCGGTTCGTTCCGACTGGCTTGCTGGCTGTCCAGCCCCGTTGGACCAACACGGCGAGCGCTGAACCTTTTCCTATACGGCGTCTGTTCTGATGTACATGGTTCCCAGGGATCGGTCAATTGAAGTTCGCACGCCGGCGAAAATCAATCTGTTTCTCGAGGTGCTATCGCGGCGTCCCGATGGGTTTCATGAGATCGAAACGCTGATGTCGGCGGTTTCCCTGTTCGACCGGTTTGATTTTACTCCCCAGGATTCGGGGCGGCTGGATTTCTCCTGCCAATGGGCGACAGGCGTCCAGGGTGAGCGATGGCCAGACGGTCTGTCCCGCCAGCCGGAACTGCCATCGACGGAAAATAACCTGGCGTTTCTGGCCCTGCAGAAATTACAGGAACATACGGAGGTTCCCCTGCACGGTACGGTTCGCCTGGTGAAGCGGATTCCAGCCGCGGCCGGGTTGGGCGGTGCGTCCAGCGATGCTGCGGCCGCATTGCTGGGGGCGAATGTCGCTTGGAAGCTGGGGAAGTCGCTGGACCAGCTGTCCTTGCTGTCGAGCGAACTGGGAAGCGATATTCCCTTCTTTTTTCAGCGGTATGCAGCAGTCTGCCAGGGCCGCGGAGAGCGGATCGCCCGACAGGTTATGGCGCCCCGTTTGCACCTGGTGATTGTTCGTCCTCCGGAAGGCCTTTCCACCCCTGCCGTGTATCGCGCCTGTCGGCCCGCCTCGGCGCCCCGGCAGGTGCAATCGCTGCTGGCTGCCTGGCAGAGAGGTCGAATCCGCGAGCTTGCCGGGTTTCTGTATAATGGCCTGGAAGAACCGGCTTCCCGGCTGTCCCCCTGGATCGACCGATTGAACAAGGAGTTTTTAACAACGGCCTGTTTAGGGTGTAGAATGAGCGGAAGTGGAACTAGCTATTTTGGCGTCTATCGCACCGCCGCCTGTGCACGACGGGCAGCGGCCCTGTTACGTTCGCGCGGGGTCGGTCAGGTATTTTACGCTGTGACCTTGTCGCAAGGCCTATCGTCGCTGGCGGCGGGGGCGTTAACGGATCGCATACGCCCTTACGGAGGGGATGATCGTGGAAATAACTGAGGTGCGCATCAAGCTGATGGAAGATTCCGATGATCGCCTTCAAGCGTTCTGCAGCATTACGTTCGATGACAGTTTCGTCGTCCGCGACCTGAAAATCATCGAAGGCGCCAACGGTCCCTTCGTTGCCATGCCCAGCCGAAAACTCACCACGCACTGCCCCAACTGCGGCGGCAAGAACCATATAAGGGCGTTATATTGCAATCAGTGCGGCAAGCGAATGCGCGAAGAACGGCCCGTCCGCGATGAAGATGGCCGGGCCAAACTGTACGCAGATATCGCACATCCGATCAATTCCGCCTGTCGCGAAATGATCCAGTCCCGCGTGATCGCCGAGTACGACCAGGAAAAAGGCCGCAGCCAGGAACCTGGTTATATCTCCCGCTACGACGACGACTACGACGACGATCCGCTTGATTTGCCGCCCCCCGATCCGTCCTCACGAACCTCGCAGATTCAGCCGCCGCAAACGTCTTTCCAGGGGCCCCATCACCCGGCGCCCCGACCTTCGTCGCCGCCGGCTGCTGAACCTGCGCCGAAGAAAAACCCCGACGACTTTGGCGCCGGGGTTTTCGAAGGCTAATCCCGCCCCTTCCCCTCAGTACCACCACGCTGCTCCTGCAAAGCGGACCTCCTCATGCGTATTCCTTCCTGCCTGGCGATTTATTTCCTGTTGGCTTCGCTGCTGGCCTCGGCCGCCCCGGCGGCGCCGTTCATTCCCGATCGGAACGCCCAGTGCGCGGCCTTGTCGCCCGACGGCAAACTGGCGGCGACGGGCAAGTCCGGCCTGTCAAACAGCGGCGATCCCCCGCGACCGCACTCCAATTATCGGAAGTGCGGCCTCATTCAGATCTGGGACCTGGAAACGGGCAAGCAGCTGCATCGGCTGGAAACGTTTGGCGATCTTACCCGGCTGGCATTTTCACACGATAGCTCCCAGCTGATTGCCTCGCGGATTTTTTCCTCGCAGTCGGGCGTGCCGCTGAATGAAGTTCGCGTGTGGGATGTGGCCACCGGCAAAGTCGCGCACGAGTACGCCGGCTGCCACCATTTTGCCCCGCTCCCCGACGGCGGACTGGCCGTGCTCAGTCGCACCAGGTGCGTCCTGTTTAATGCGCAGGGAGAGCGCGAAGGGCAGATCGACGGTCTGCGTAAAGCACTGTCGGTTTCTGCTTCCGCCTCGGGCAAGCAGCTGGCTGGCGTCCTCCCGACCGATAACGGCTTTATCGTTCGCCTTTGCGACGTAGAAAGCGGCAAAACGCTGGCCGAGTCTCCCGCCTTGCCGGATCCGTTTTACACGGCCGTGTTTTCCCCTTCCGGCGAAACGCTGGCCACGGGGCACGACGGAAATGTCCTGCTATGGGACGCCGCCAATTCGGGCGACGGCCCGCTGGCCCTGAAAGGCCGGTTGCGATCCAACGGCAAGGGACTGGAGCACCCCTTCTTCTCTCCCAGTGGACGCATCCTGGGGATTGGTAACCAGGTGAACGGCGATTGCGTGTTCTATGACCTGGACGCCGGCCGCGAGATCCATCGCTATACCTTCCAGCGGGGCGAACTCGAGACACACTACGCCCGTACGGCTGAAGACACGGTCCGACCAGAAATGGACCCGGACCGCTTTATGTTTTCCCCGGACGGAGACGCCTTCATCGCCGGCTGTTACGGTGGGATCGTCCGGCAGTTGTCGGACGGACGCGAGCTGCAGCGTTTCCACGATTAGCGATGGGTCGCGTCTTGTTTCCTGGGGAGAGAACCTGGCCGCAAGTCCCTTTCCTGTATCGGCGCCATCGGTGATGCCGGAAAGACGTGTGGCTGAGTTTACCAGGTTGGTTCACGCCGTCTTTTAGAATTGTCGATATGGCCGATTCTGCATCCCCGCCAGCTCGTCGCGAATTGCACTTCGCCAACCTGGAGGCGATGCTGGCCGAGGCAAAGCGGCTGGCTTCAGCTCCGCGTGTTGTCGCCGCCGGGAACTGGTCGCTGGGGCAGATTCTGCACCATTTGGCGGCGGGATTCACCGGTTCGCTGGATGGATTGTCCTGGAAACCCAAGTGGTACCAGCGGCTGATCGGTCCGCTGGTGAAATCGCGGGTGCTGAGACGGATGCCGTCCGGATTTAAACTGCCTGTCGACGCCAGCCAGACTCTCGTTCCCCGGAAGCCGGTCTCCCCTGTCCAGGGGCTGGCCGAGCTGCAGGCGGCCGTTGCGCGGTTCCAGGTTGAAGAGAAAATACCCCGGCATCCGCTGTTTGGCGCCATGACGGATCGCCAGTGGACGACGCTGCACCTGCGTCATGCCGAACTGCACCTGGGCTTCATCACTCTTGCGGATTAAGGACAGGCAACGCCGAGGCGGTTACATCTCAAAGGCGAACGTCTGGCACAGGTACCGCCATAACCCTTCGCCGATCGTCCGCTGGCCGACATGGATCCTGGCGCGGCCGGTCGCCCCGACAAACAGTTCGCCACGCGGATCTTCCAGCGGAACGGCTGCTTCGTAGGTGGGGCTGGCAGGGGTTTCGTAACCGCCGGGCGCGGTGGTGACGGCCAGGGGGCCGCCGCCGCGGACCGAAAGATTACGCGGCGCCAGCTTCATTTTTTCGTTGGCGATGCGGGCGATGTGCGTGCCATAAACCCGATGCGGCAGGTGCGAAACGAAAATTTCCGCCTTCTGGTCGAGACCGACAAACTCCATCTCGGATTGATCGATGGCCAGGACCGCCTCCAGTCGGGTCGGATCGCCAATGCGACAGACCAGTGTGCTTTCCGTCAGCGTGGCGCCCACGTTGTTGGTGTCCAGCGGCTGGCCCGACCATTGCGGCAACAGGCCTTCTTCACGCGAGGTGTTCTTCCGCGGAGGCGGCGGGATGATGACGCCGGACTGCGGCGCCCTGATGACGAGCCGTTCCTGGTTGCGACGATGCCGGGTCAGCTGCTCTTCCAGCGAAGAGATCTCCTTCTCCACGGCGGCGATCTCATCGGCCGCCCGCGGGTCATGAAAGGCGCTGCGGGCCAGGCTGTCGCGACGGGCCGCCAGTTCCCGCAATTGCCCTTCGATCTGTTCTACCGCCAGCTGCACATCAACATCGTGCAGGGTCAACAGGACTTCGCCCTGTGCGACCTGCTTTCCCGATTTGGCGTAAACGTCCTGGATCTCACCGGCCGCATCGATATACACATACGCCGCGTCGCGCGGGGCGATCGTAAACGAACAACGCACGTAATGGGGCAGCGGAATGATCAGCACGCCGGCAATCGCCGCGGCGATGACCGCCAGACTCACAGCGGCACGAAGTTTGTTCACTTGTCGCATCCTTCCCGGCGCTAGTAGAAACTTCAACATCCCCCACAAGGGAGCCACAACCAGGGCGTAGATCGACATGAGGGCGATCAGCCCGCCGATCGCCTTGAGCCCGTACGGTTCGAACACGCGATAGACGACCCACATGATCGAGATCGCCACGACCCAGCGATACACGCCCGAGGCGATCGCGTATGCGGCGAATGCCCAGAGCTTTTTCCGCGGCAGGAAAGGATCTTCCGGCGAGTCCAGACCCAGCATCCAGGAGGACGCAGTCCGCGACAAAATGGTGCTGGCTTTCTGTCGCAGATTGGGGATCTCTAACAGGTCGGCCAGAATGTAATAGCCGTCGTAACGCAGCAACGGGTTGGCGTTGAACAGGAGCGTGCTGACCGAGCAGACGAACACCACGTTCAAACACAGGTAGTTAAACATCCCCTCTTTCGAAAACCACCAGAGCCAGAGTGCGATCGAAGCCAGAATAAATTCCACGTACATGCCGGCGGCCCCGATCGCCGCCCGACGCCATTTGCTGGGCAGCATCCAGCTGTCGGACACATTACAATACAGGCACGGCGTAAAAATCAGCAGCATCAGCCCCATTTCATGGCACTCGCCGCCAAACCGCTTGCAGGCAAGGCCATGGCCCAGCTCGTGCAGGACCTTTGTCACCGCCAGCGTCGCCGCCAGATAGATCCAGTTCTCGTAGGCAAAAAACTGCTGGAATGTCGGCAGTTTCCGGGCGAACGTTTCAAACTCCACCGCCGCCAGGCACAACGCAGAGAGTCCGATCAACGCAAAGAAGCAGAACGCGCGGGTAGAGAAGATCCAGCCGAACAGCTCCGACATGCGGGCCAGCAGCCGGTCCGGGTCAAACCCCTGGAAGCGGATCGCCAGTACGTTGGAAAGGCGGTTGTTCCGTTCCTTGCGAGCGTTTTCCGCTTTGCGGCGTTGCAGCTGCACGCCCTGGTCCGGGGCGTGCGATACGATCAGCGAACTGCGATAGAGCATGCCCAGGAACTGGTGCAGCTCGGGCGTGCTGATTGTTTCCGGGGAGAATTTCTGGTGGAATCTTTCGGAGATTTCGTCTGCGCTCGTTTTGCCGTCGAGCATCTGCAGCAGGGCGTACTCTTCTTCCTCAAAACGGAAGTAGTTCAGGGCCAGCGGATCCTTGATCAGCCAGTAACGACGACCCTGGTAGCGGGCTTCGCGCACTTCGAGATCGTGCCGCATGGCAAGCGGCAGGGGCCGGCTGGAGCTGGCGATCAGGCTTTGTTGAAGTGCAGACACGTTGCCGCCGTTGCGGAAAGAAAAGAGGCTCGCCCCACGTCGTCCGATAGGCCGAAAGGGGCCTTGCCGTTTAACGCAAGTCGATCGACATGGAAGCCTCGACGCCCGGCCGCAGCAGGTAGTGCTGTTTTTCGACGCGGTTCTCGACCAGCGCCCTGACGCGGTATTTGTTTCCTGCCTGGACGACCGGATTCACGTAGGCGACCACCCCGGAAAATGTTTCCACGCGGCCGCGTTCCAGTTGCACCTGGATGGTCACTTTGCGGCCGGCGATTTCGGCCGGGCTGAATTCGTTGGCGTTGAGAAACCCTTCCACCCGGAGACGATCGAGCCGGGCCAGCGTCAGCACGGGATCGCCGGCGTTGACCCATTCGCCCTTGCGACGGTGGACGACCAGCACCTGTCCCTGGAAGGGGGCCAGAATCTGGCGGCGTTCGATGCTGGCCTCGGCGCTTTTCACCACAGCCTGCTGCACTTGCGCCGTCATCTGGGCGACTTTCTGATCGAGTCGACTGCGGTCGATCTGCAGGTCGGCTCGATGCCGGGCCAATTTCAGGCGGCGGAGTTCTGTTTCGGTCACCACGCCGGAACGCTTCCGGTTGACTTCGAGGGCTTGTTCGACCTCGGCGTCGGCCACTTCGAGCGACGCCACGGCGAAGCGGACTTCGATGTCGTCGTTCGCGCGGGTGATGGCGGCGTCGCGTTCCAGTTCGGCCGCCTGTTTGTCGAGACGCGACTGGTTGTCATCGATCTGCGCCAGTAAGGCGCCGGCCTGTACGTACTGTCCATCCTGAGCGCCCAGTTCCGCCAGCGGGCCGGATTCCAGGGCGGGTGCGTCGATTTGTTCGTCGATCGAGACCAGGCAGTGCGGGATCTCTGCGACCGAAACGGCCGGACGTTCAGCGTTGAACGGACCGCCGATCGCGACCGCCGCCAGCAACGTGATAGATGCGAGATTCATTGCGTTTCCCCTTTGGGAAGTTCGGTCGGGCAAACGGGGCTGGCCAGCAGTTTGTGCGTTCCGTCGCAACGCGAAGAACGATAATCATGCCGGCGATTAAAACCAGAACAGCACGCGGGACTGGACCGTTTCAATAAAGTCGTGGAACAGTACATACCCCAGCGGTCGCTGTCCACAGTGAACCTTGGCGGTAACCTTGGCGCCGTCGCGCAGTTGCGGCAGCTGCTGGGCGTCGATCGCAACGCGGATCAGGACCGTGTTACCGTCGTCCCCGTGGACCTCGGCGGCTCCGTCGATTGCGGTGATTTGTCCCTCGAATTTTTCACCCGGATGCGTCGCCAGGACAAAGTCGACCGGCAGCGTTTCGCCCGCTTTCTGGGCGTTGCGATACGCAAGCTGGATGTGCCCCAGGCGTTTCTCCGGCGCGTGCAGTTCCAGCTCCCAGCTGCTTTCCGGGTCGACGATCGTCATCAGGCTTTGGCCGCGCTGCACGGGCCGATGCAGCAGGTTCTCGCGCACCCTCCAGGTGACGACCTGTCCGCGGGCCGGGCTGCGGACCACCAGGTGCTGCTGCTTTTCACGATAGAGCACCAGCTGGCGTTCAATGTTTTCGGCCGTTTTCTGGAACTGGGCCAGTTCGCCTTCGAGGCGGCTTTGTTCAGCCGGGGAGAGCAGGCGTCCTTCCAGCAGGGCTCGCTGGGCCGTGTCGATCTGTTCGTTGAGAGTGCGGCGGCGACCGAGCAGGCGGGTGACTTCGACCTCAAGCTCGGGGTTTCGCATCCGGGCGACGACACTATTGGCGTCGACCCAGTCTCCTTCGTCGACGGCGACATCGATCAGTTTGCCGTCGATGCCGGCAAACACCTCGCGTCGTGTCTGCGGTCGCAGGGCTCCGGTGGAGGACAGGGAAAACTCGTAAGGCGCCAGGAACAACCCGCCCACAACGGTCGCCACAAGACCCGCGACCAGCAGACAGGCGAGCAGTTTGCGGCCGCGCAGTGCGCTGGTGGCCTTGCCAAGTTTGCGCCAGACCGGTAGCAGGAACAACGTGCTATGGTCGAAAGCGTTCGTCAGCGCCGCGGCGCCATGTTCGGCG is part of the Lignipirellula cremea genome and encodes:
- a CDS encoding SpoVG family protein, whose protein sequence is MEITEVRIKLMEDSDDRLQAFCSITFDDSFVVRDLKIIEGANGPFVAMPSRKLTTHCPNCGGKNHIRALYCNQCGKRMREERPVRDEDGRAKLYADIAHPINSACREMIQSRVIAEYDQEKGRSQEPGYISRYDDDYDDDPLDLPPPDPSSRTSQIQPPQTSFQGPHHPAPRPSSPPAAEPAPKKNPDDFGAGVFEG
- a CDS encoding WD40 repeat domain-containing protein, whose amino-acid sequence is MRIPSCLAIYFLLASLLASAAPAAPFIPDRNAQCAALSPDGKLAATGKSGLSNSGDPPRPHSNYRKCGLIQIWDLETGKQLHRLETFGDLTRLAFSHDSSQLIASRIFSSQSGVPLNEVRVWDVATGKVAHEYAGCHHFAPLPDGGLAVLSRTRCVLFNAQGEREGQIDGLRKALSVSASASGKQLAGVLPTDNGFIVRLCDVESGKTLAESPALPDPFYTAVFSPSGETLATGHDGNVLLWDAANSGDGPLALKGRLRSNGKGLEHPFFSPSGRILGIGNQVNGDCVFYDLDAGREIHRYTFQRGELETHYARTAEDTVRPEMDPDRFMFSPDGDAFIAGCYGGIVRQLSDGRELQRFHD
- a CDS encoding HlyD family secretion protein — its product is MNLASITLLAAVAIGGPFNAERPAVSVAEIPHCLVSIDEQIDAPALESGPLAELGAQDGQYVQAGALLAQIDDNQSRLDKQAAELERDAAITRANDDIEVRFAVASLEVADAEVEQALEVNRKRSGVVTETELRRLKLARHRADLQIDRSRLDQKVAQMTAQVQQAVVKSAEASIERRQILAPFQGQVLVVHRRKGEWVNAGDPVLTLARLDRLRVEGFLNANEFSPAEIAGRKVTIQVQLERGRVETFSGVVAYVNPVVQAGNKYRVRALVENRVEKQHYLLRPGVEASMSIDLR
- a CDS encoding DUF1569 domain-containing protein — translated: MADSASPPARRELHFANLEAMLAEAKRLASAPRVVAAGNWSLGQILHHLAAGFTGSLDGLSWKPKWYQRLIGPLVKSRVLRRMPSGFKLPVDASQTLVPRKPVSPVQGLAELQAAVARFQVEEKIPRHPLFGAMTDRQWTTLHLRHAELHLGFITLAD
- the ispE gene encoding 4-(cytidine 5'-diphospho)-2-C-methyl-D-erythritol kinase — translated: MYMVPRDRSIEVRTPAKINLFLEVLSRRPDGFHEIETLMSAVSLFDRFDFTPQDSGRLDFSCQWATGVQGERWPDGLSRQPELPSTENNLAFLALQKLQEHTEVPLHGTVRLVKRIPAAAGLGGASSDAAAALLGANVAWKLGKSLDQLSLLSSELGSDIPFFFQRYAAVCQGRGERIARQVMAPRLHLVIVRPPEGLSTPAVYRACRPASAPRQVQSLLAAWQRGRIRELAGFLYNGLEEPASRLSPWIDRLNKEFLTTACLGCRMSGSGTSYFGVYRTAACARRAAALLRSRGVGQVFYAVTLSQGLSSLAAGALTDRIRPYGGDDRGNN
- a CDS encoding site-2 protease family protein, with the translated sequence MSALQQSLIASSSRPLPLAMRHDLEVREARYQGRRYWLIKDPLALNYFRFEEEEYALLQMLDGKTSADEISERFHQKFSPETISTPELHQFLGMLYRSSLIVSHAPDQGVQLQRRKAENARKERNNRLSNVLAIRFQGFDPDRLLARMSELFGWIFSTRAFCFFALIGLSALCLAAVEFETFARKLPTFQQFFAYENWIYLAATLAVTKVLHELGHGLACKRFGGECHEMGLMLLIFTPCLYCNVSDSWMLPSKWRRAAIGAAGMYVEFILASIALWLWWFSKEGMFNYLCLNVVFVCSVSTLLFNANPLLRYDGYYILADLLEIPNLRQKASTILSRTASSWMLGLDSPEDPFLPRKKLWAFAAYAIASGVYRWVVAISIMWVVYRVFEPYGLKAIGGLIALMSIYALVVAPLWGMLKFLLAPGRMRQVNKLRAAVSLAVIAAAIAGVLIIPLPHYVRCSFTIAPRDAAYVYIDAAGEIQDVYAKSGKQVAQGEVLLTLHDVDVQLAVEQIEGQLRELAARRDSLARSAFHDPRAADEIAAVEKEISSLEEQLTRHRRNQERLVIRAPQSGVIIPPPPRKNTSREEGLLPQWSGQPLDTNNVGATLTESTLVCRIGDPTRLEAVLAIDQSEMEFVGLDQKAEIFVSHLPHRVYGTHIARIANEKMKLAPRNLSVRGGGPLAVTTAPGGYETPASPTYEAAVPLEDPRGELFVGATGRARIHVGQRTIGEGLWRYLCQTFAFEM
- a CDS encoding DUF368 domain-containing protein encodes the protein MTSNPQPQRTHSDGAQLLRGLCMGLADVVPGVSGGTVALVLGIYPRLIGAISHFDLTFFDHVKNRRWRAAAEHVDLRFLIGLACGIVAGVLAMAMVINRLLVNPHTRPLTFAAFFGMILASGIMVARLIRPHSQTSLLRAIALGIVGAGAAFALTMLKTSNVDPSLPYLFGCGLVAICAMILPGVSGAMMLLMLGVYEYLSDAPHRLLHGEMWAEYSVAIPVFCLGCAIGLIAFSKLLRWLLAHCHTSTMAVLCGFMFGALPKLWPFQLDQTPDQESFKEKIFTPYLPDLFSGEAFGAIGVALIAAGLVFVLDAVQKRSENRAAACCSSPPAQGAATR